A genomic region of Oculatellaceae cyanobacterium contains the following coding sequences:
- a CDS encoding pentapeptide repeat-containing protein yields MNSRVVTMAEITREELLARYKAGERDFSGLDFSGLDLSGIQDEEMLAQYDYAFLKADYALNRCIFRGANFSYVNFKGTCIAHCNFRSSILFGANLSCCSFSGANFTEADMREVTFDNGEGIGVIFENTNFTGAKGNFCHEGTLCLRNCIGRGGEFIELFNEETVARDYARDSHRRYIEKKYGMSLEEFERIRDAKKTKPDAEIPF; encoded by the coding sequence TTGAACAGTAGAGTAGTAACAATGGCTGAGATTACCAGAGAAGAATTGTTGGCTCGGTACAAGGCTGGAGAGAGGGACTTTAGCGGATTGGATTTCAGTGGGTTAGATTTGAGTGGTATCCAAGATGAGGAAATGCTCGCCCAATACGACTATGCCTTTTTGAAGGCAGACTACGCCTTGAATCGTTGCATCTTTAGAGGGGCTAACTTCAGTTACGTCAATTTTAAGGGGACTTGCATTGCCCACTGTAATTTTCGCTCTTCTATCCTTTTTGGAGCCAATTTGAGTTGCTGTTCTTTCAGCGGTGCTAATTTCACTGAAGCCGATATGCGAGAAGTCACCTTCGACAACGGTGAAGGGATTGGAGTAATTTTTGAAAATACCAATTTCACTGGAGCTAAAGGAAATTTCTGTCATGAAGGCACTTTGTGCCTGCGTAATTGTATTGGTAGAGGTGGGGAATTTATTGAATTGTTCAATGAAGAGACGGTTGCGAGAGACTATGCTAGAGACTCTCATAGAAGATATATTGAAAAGAAATATGGTATGTCCTTGGAGGAATTCGAGCGAATTCGTGATGCCAAAAAAACTAAACCTGATGCTGAAATCCCGTTCTAA